From the genome of bacterium, one region includes:
- a CDS encoding alpha-amylase, translating to MRRLTTAAVLACIAIALAAPAAAAPWRHDWLDGTVFYQVFVRSFFDSNGDGIGDLQGLTSKLDYLNDGNPATTDDLGVRGLWLMPVFSSPSYHGYDVTDYESIEPDYGELADFEELMIEAERRGIRVILDFVINHTSSQHPWFTDAAASGSFRDWYVWSDTNPGWTQPWGNGPVWHPSPVDGSYYYGLFWSGMPDLNLSHKKTRKKINKLARLWLKRGAAGLRLDAARYLVENGPGPGQADTATTHAVWRGFAKKIRKRFPEAILVGENWSDTATIASYFGSTNAVPGGDELPLNFNFPLASAVIRAVRDRDRTEIDTVLSEMAAAYPAGVRDTPFLTNHDQRRLAAELGNDAARLRTAASILLTLPGVPFVYYGEELGLGNGPTSGDESKRTPMPWDDTVSGGFTAGQPWFPLAPGHQRTNVESQTEDSRSLLSHYRGLIRARSTSPALGAGNLELLDVDNPSIMVFVRSRSSERVLIAINLSDGFQTVSGIDREAPERDEIYVDGNAQLNGASGNLGLLLPPGATGIWRLDR from the coding sequence ATGCGACGACTCACCACCGCTGCCGTCCTAGCCTGCATTGCGATCGCGCTCGCGGCACCCGCCGCGGCCGCCCCGTGGCGGCACGACTGGCTCGACGGCACCGTCTTCTACCAGGTCTTCGTGCGCTCGTTCTTCGACTCCAACGGCGACGGCATCGGCGACCTGCAAGGGCTAACCTCGAAGCTCGACTATCTGAATGACGGCAACCCGGCGACCACCGACGATCTCGGCGTTCGCGGACTCTGGCTCATGCCGGTGTTCTCGTCGCCCTCGTACCACGGCTACGACGTCACCGACTACGAATCGATCGAGCCCGACTACGGCGAGCTGGCCGATTTCGAGGAGCTGATGATCGAGGCCGAGCGGCGCGGGATCCGCGTCATCCTGGACTTCGTCATCAATCACACCAGCTCGCAGCACCCGTGGTTCACTGATGCCGCGGCTTCGGGCTCCTTCCGCGACTGGTACGTGTGGAGCGACACCAACCCGGGCTGGACGCAGCCCTGGGGCAACGGACCGGTCTGGCACCCGAGCCCGGTCGACGGCAGCTACTACTACGGGCTCTTCTGGAGCGGCATGCCCGACCTCAATCTGAGCCACAAGAAGACCAGAAAGAAGATCAACAAACTGGCGCGACTGTGGCTCAAGCGCGGGGCGGCCGGGCTCCGGCTGGACGCGGCCCGTTACCTGGTCGAAAACGGCCCGGGCCCCGGTCAGGCGGACACCGCCACAACCCACGCAGTCTGGCGCGGATTCGCCAAGAAGATCCGGAAGAGATTCCCGGAAGCGATCCTGGTCGGTGAGAACTGGTCGGATACCGCCACCATCGCGAGCTACTTCGGCTCGACTAACGCCGTTCCCGGCGGGGACGAGCTGCCTTTGAACTTCAATTTCCCACTGGCGAGCGCCGTCATTCGCGCTGTTCGTGACCGAGATCGAACCGAGATCGACACCGTGCTGTCGGAAATGGCTGCCGCCTATCCGGCGGGCGTTCGAGACACTCCGTTCCTGACCAACCACGACCAGCGTCGCCTGGCCGCCGAGCTCGGCAACGACGCGGCCCGGCTGCGGACCGCCGCGTCGATCTTGCTGACCCTTCCGGGAGTGCCCTTCGTCTACTACGGCGAGGAGCTCGGGCTGGGCAACGGCCCGACCTCGGGCGACGAGTCGAAGCGCACACCCATGCCCTGGGATGACACGGTGAGCGGCGGTTTCACCGCCGGACAACCCTGGTTTCCGCTGGCGCCCGGCCACCAGCGCACCAACGTCGAATCTCAAACCGAGGACTCGAGATCGCTTCTCAGCCATTACCGCGGTCTGATTCGAGCCCGTTCCACGTCGCCGGCCCTCGGCGCCGGCAACCTCGAGCTTCTGGACGTCGACAACCCTTCGATCATGGTCTTCGTTCGAAGTCGGTCCAGCGAGCGGGTGCTGATCGCGATCAACCTGTCCGATGGCTTCCAGACGGTATCCGGCATCGATCGCGAAGCTCCCGAGCGCGACGAGATCTATGTCGACGGCAACGCCCAGCTAAACGGTGCCTCCGGAAACCTGGGACTGCTGCTACCCCCGGGCGCGACCGGGATCTGGCGGCTCGACCGATAG